CTTTCCCACCACTCTCAACCCCTAACCCTAGCACACCATTTGGGGGCATTGGTAGCCTGTCCTCGCAGCTCCCTGGCATGGACTCTGGTACtaaactttttttattatttcattttgacacacacaaacaagcaaggCATAGGTTTATACTTAGCATATTAAGATGAACAATGCTTAGAAGGTGAATTATAGTAGCTCAGAGGGTGAGGTGACATGCATTGAagtgattgtgttttattagTTGCAGGTCCCTTGGGCTCTGGCATCGGCTCAGGTATTGGCTCTGGTCTTGGAATGCAAACAGTCAACACAGACCCTTTTGGCACCAGGAAGATGAGCACACCAGGCCTGAACCCACCTACCTTTCAGCAGAGTAAGATGAAGGCCTGTAAGTGGTGGTTGTAGTGGTGTGACTGAGAGCCCCGCCCTGCGCTGCTCAGCCCTGTATTTCCTCTGCAGTTAATAATTATCATCTTAATTTGCAAACTTACCTTTTGCACTGTATTTGTGAGGTACACCGAGGTGCATTAGAAATAAGTCTCACTAGGCTTCGTGTAGAGCGTTTCAACGAGTCAGGCTCGTTTTTAACCTCTCGTTAACACCTAGGTGTATGacttaatttccttttttgtttaatgtcatACAAATTATAAAAAATTGTTATCATAGAGGAAATACAGATCAGTCTTCCATTCCTTGTCTGCTTTTGCTGACAGCCCCACTTTAGTTTTTTGTCTACATTATAAGCTTCAAAAAGGGCTCTAACCTGACAGTTAGAATGCTTTTTGATTCCTGTTCTATCACTTAATTGCAGTGATTTTCACACGAGTTAATTACTCTGCACATGCTCCACCAATGTTAGATTACAACATTCACAAAAATCAATgttatgatttaaaatgtcttttctaccctttttttttcttccagctgaTCTTTCTCAGGTGTGGCCCGAGGCAAACCAGAACTTTAGCAAGGAGATAGATGATGAGGCAAACAGTTATTTCCAGCGCATCTACAACCACCCACCTCACCCAACGATGTCTGTTGATGAAGTATGTAGTGACAATATACATTTTTctaccaaaaacacaaattaagcTAAATGAAACTCATTGGAATTTTTAGTTGATTTTGACTGGATCTACTctcatgtcatgacatgttaaCTCATGTCCCTCTACATTATTGTCTCCCCTCTAGGTACTGGAGATGCTGCAGAGGTTTAAGGATTCAACCATCAAGCGGGAGCGAGAGGTGTTCAATTGTATGCTCCGGAACTTGTTTGAGGAGTACCGCTTCTTCCCCCAGTACCCAGACAAGGAGCTGCACATCACTGCCTGCCTTTTTGGCGGCATTATCGAGAAGGGTCTCGTCACATACATGGCCCTTGGCTTGGCCCTCCGATATGTTCTTGAAGCCTTAAGAAAACCCTACGGATCCAAAATGTATTACTTTGGAATTGCTGCTCTAGATAGGTTTAAAAACAGGtactgaaatgctttttttaaatgagtatTTGTATAATAACCGTTGTCTTGTGTCAGGCTAAAACATCTTGTATCTTTCTAGACTAAAGGACTACCCTCAATATTGTCAACATCTGGCTTCAATTGCCCACTTCTTGCAATTTCCCCACCATTTACAAGAGGTAATCAGGTTTCCTTAATTTAtcctttatcttttttttttttaatctattttttccTGGCTTTGAATATAGGGAAGGTTTCCTCCATTCAGATAAATTAAATCCCTCGCTCTGTACGTTTGAATATCCTGTGCGTGCAGTATATCGAGTATGGCCAACAGTCACGGGACCCTCCGGTGAAGATGCAGGGTTCCATCACCACTCCTGGCAGTTTGGCACTGGCACATGTCCAAGCCCAGGCCCAGTCGCAGCAGCCGGGTGGTCCCAAAGCTCCACAACCAGGACAGCCCAGCACTCTAGTCACCaccacaacaactacaacaacagcagccaagACCACCACCATCACAAGACCTACAACCAGCTTCAAGAAGGATGTTCCTGTGAGTTTGACACTGAAATGTGCCTTATTGACGCTTCCCCctgattttagttttttgcaTGTTAAAATCATATACAGTTACTAGACTCATGATTGTTTGGATGCTTATTAATGTTGTTCCTGCCTGCAGCCCTCCATAAACACAACCAACATTGACACCCTGCTGGTGGCCACTGACCAAACAGAAAGGATTGTCGAGCCTCCAGAGAATGTGCAGGAGAAGATCGCTTTTATCTTCAACAACCTTTCTCAGTCCAACATGACACAGAAGGTAAAATGGACAATACATGACTGTATATCAAAGGTGGTATAAGAAGCCTCTTTAAAccccccttttcctttttcaggtTGAGGAGTTGAAAGAGACTGTGAAGGAGGAGTTTATGCCCTGGGTGTCTCAGTACCTGGTGATGAAGCGTGTCAGCATTGAGCCCAACTTCCACAGTCTCTATTCCAACTTTCTGGATACTCTCAAGAACCCTGAGTTTGTCAAGATGGTCCTCACTGAAACTTACAGAAATATCAAGGTAAAAATGGTGGGGGATAAGATGActgtgatttttcttatttcctgcCTACTTTAGACATCacattcttgtgtttttccagccaGTTATAGTGGAACACAGttgcagcacagctgaaaaaCTGTCACAGTTTGCATAATACTGACAATCACTCTCATGTCACCCTTTCTTTCAGGTTCTGTTGACCTCTGACAAGGCAGCTGCCAATTTCTCTGATCGCTCTCTGCTGAAGAATCTGGGACACTGGTTGGGCATGATTACACTGGCCAAAAACAAGCCTATCCTTTATACAGTAAGATTTTGTATATTGGTTCTGTTATTTCATTACTTGGTTGCACTCCTGTCATCTTTTGAGTTGGCTCAAcatatttttctccatttctcaGGATCTGGAAGTCAAATCTCTGCTTCTGGAGGCCTATGTGAAAGGCCAACAGGAGCTTCTGTATGTGGTTCCATTTGTGGCCAAGGTGTTGGAGTCCAGTCTACGAAGCATGGTGACTAACATGGATGTAGACAGAGAGCTGTCTCATGcaaattacattacatcaaTATTTCCAGTTAATGTAATTGGTTTAAACTTGCCTGATACCACTGTCTGAGGTTTGTCTGGATTCTTCATAGTCATTATAACTGTGTGCTTGGGATGTTGTAGGTCTTCAGGCCCCAGAACCCCTGGACAATGGCCATTATGAATGTTCTTGCTGAGTTGCATCAGGAACATGACCTCAAGGTAATTACTCTACTTTGTAGCGGCTTAACTCCATATAGGGCTTCTACCTAAATCATAGTTTCATAGggaacatgtaaatgttttggtttggtgACCTTTGTGAGCTACTCATGTTACAAAACAGTAATGCATAGTTTACTCGTTGACCATAACCAAGCTATATCCAACACTGTCAGATATACATTCTGTATCGCATGGCATCAAAATATTGTCTTTAACTCTGTTAACACTCGTCAGTTTAGAAATTGCAGTTCATAGGCCAAACCCAGTTTGACACTTTCAGCGACTTGCActgaaaaattgtgaaaatattGATCATTGTTCTTTTGTTTACTGCAGCTTAACTTAAAGTTTGAGATTGAAGTTCTGTGTAAGAACCTGTCTCTGGACATCAATGACCTCAAGCCAGGAAACTTGCTAAAGGACAAGGAGAAGTTAAAGAGcctggaggagcagctctcAGCAccaaagaaagaggcaaagcCTCCAGAAGAGATGTTGCCAGTCTCTACTGCAGGTGGATACTACATATTTTTTtagctgctctgtgctgcttttttaaGCAGAACTGTGACCCCAGTAATGTCTCAACCTTATAAattattggggaaaaaaaacatagtatGGCCCATAATTTTGTCAGTTGGACAAAGTTTGAGAAAGCCACTTGAAAGCACTTGACCAAATGGAATTAATTTGAGTaattatttttaactttcaataTTAATTAATGGATGTCAGCATAtctattaaaaaatgttgtggtgaTTACTGCAATACTAATTCTATATCATACTGCCTATGCTTTTTAACATCAGTTCTAATGCTGTCAAAATTAATCCAAAATGACATTCAAATAttcactctaaaaaaaaaaatacataggTTTGAACCATTCGAATATCTGTATTTGCGCATTATGTCAataacaggaggacaaactaaTACAGTGAGACATAACTACTTGTATAGGTATTTTCAGGATACGGTGCCTCGGTTCCAATTcttgacaaaactctctgaagccTGTGCCTTCAGCGATACTGATCGGCCTCATGTCCTTGCATAAGAACGAAGCAAGTTTCTTCGTGCATGCCTCTTGTcatgctgcagacaaagagcttgTGGTGGGCAGTGAAAAGTATGTGTCAAAATGTGGCTGAGTTGGAGTTCCAGACATCTTGGCATGCTCATTTAGATGCACATTTTCGAGATGTGCCCTCACGTTGCTAGTGGTGGAATagtaagctaactgtagcttacaCAGTTTGCATACAACTTTATCTTTAGGCTCAGCATTTTTGCTGTCTACTgaccaaaatccaaaatatttccAAACGGGGCTTTTTAGTTGAGCTCTGAAATTTCTGCCATTTCGTTTTCCTCTAAGCCACCTGCATCTGCCACAGTTTTTGTCGTGTCTTACTTTCAGCAGTGACGCTTGCTAGTGCGACTCCTGTGACCTGTCCCTGACCTGTCATGCCGTACGCCCACTCGCAGAGCAGccgctgatgtgttttttccacagttgaatattaattttcaaaatctaatctccgttttttttgtttgtttttttttaatattcaaatacatatttgaATTTAGAATATTTGTTGATGGCCCTAATCagttctgtcttttcctttgtgaaggtttttttaatttatttatttgtttttaatgctacTCTTCAAAGCTTCATATTACCTCATTTTTGTTGCCATTATGCttgctttgtgtttatgttgtctgGATAATCTGctttttcttgtgattttaatCAAACTAGCGTTTTGTGACCAACAGGAGACTTTGTTCCATTTGCAGCTCCTCCCTCAACCCCagctgccaccaccaccacctgcacAACCACTGGGCCCCCCACGCCACAGTTCAGTTACCACGACATCAATGTGTATGCCTTGGCAGGCCTGGCTCCACACATCAATATAAATGTCAACGTAAGTGCTGGGCACCTGCAAACCATTGATGGAGATGGCAGTGTTCACGTTAACAGACACAGCCACACCCACCCTCTTTTTTGCATtggttaaaatattttttattgttatcCTTTTGAATTGTCTCTCCTTTATTAACTCTTCTCTCATTCCTCATTGTTTGTCTTTAGATCCCTCTGCTGCAGGCCCATCCTCAGTTGAAGCAGTGTGTTCGGCAATCAGTAGAGCGAGCTGTCCAGGAGCTGGTGCACCCTGTGGTTGACCGCTCTATCAAAATAGCCATGACAACCTGTGAGCAGATCATCAGGAAGGACTTTGCCCTGGATTCAGAGGAGTCCCGTATGCGTGTGGCTGCCCACCATATGATGAGAAACCTGACTGCCGGCATGGCCATGATCACCTGCCGCGAGCCCCTGCTCATGAGCATTGCCACCAACCTTAAGAACAGCTTTGCTGCTGCACTTAGGGTAAGCTGAATGACTAAATGGGGGCTCATGTCCTATAAGATTAAAAATAAGCATAGAGAGAACTTTCTTTCTGTACATATGTCCTCTGATACCTGTCAACATCCCTGCTTCTCTAACTTGggtgttttttcctccaggcACCAACCCCCCAACAGCGGGAAATGATGGAAGAGGCTGCAGCCAGGATTGCTCAAGACAACTGTGAATTGGCTTGCTGTTTCATTCAGAAAACTGCTGTGGAGAAGGCTGGCCCTGAAATGGACAAGAGACTAGCCACGGTGAGACTTTTTTAGAAGACTCCCTCAACAGCAGTAACTGTAAATGTGCATTAACTATGGCTTGTGTAACCACTACTATTTGAAATTGAGTACAACTACTTCAGAATTGTGAACACTTGGGGTCTTGGGATTTCATTGCAACAGTGACTGAAGATGATAGTTGTATACCTATACTTTAGAGGTAGGCTGCTGTGCTAGTATACATTTGGCTTTCACACAATGTATGAATTGTATGATTTTCATTGtataacttttttgttttgtaaatgtttaatgcaCACCAACTGAGAATCCAAAGTTTGCAATTTCTAAATTTGGTTTTTACTCTAGGAGTTCGAGCTGAGGAAGCATGCACGTCAAGAGGGACGTCGTTATTGTGATCCAGTTGTCCTGACGTACCAGGCTGAGCGTATGCCAGAGCAGATCAGACTCAAGGTAAGATCATTGTGACATCCAGTAGCTGATGAAGTACATTAGGAAAAAAGCCATTAAATTATACCACTGCTACTTGCAGCTAAAATCATAATTTACTCTTACACTAGGTAATGGATCTGCCCTGATAATGTGTCAGGGCTATATATGATAGCATTGCTGTTGAGTGTAACAATTCATGCATGTGTTGTAGGTGGGAGGAGTGGACCCCAAGCAGCTTGCTGTATATGAGGAGTTTGCTAGAAACGTTCCAGGTTTCCTACCCAGCAATGATCTCTCCCAACCCACTGGCTTTTTGGCTCAACCCATGAAGGTGAGTGAAACTTAAACAGCCGACACAtaactaatgtgtttttttttttttttttgtgaaattgtgttgcagatttgttttgctgttttaaacCCACAGAACCTTATtcttaaaaatacattgaaTTAATCCAAtgtcctttttgtctttgtgttaatAGCAACAGGCATGGGCCACCGATGATGTGGCTCAGATCTACGATAAGTGCATGGCAGACCTGGAGCAGCATCTCCATGCCATCCCTCCTGCCCTTGCCATGAACCCCCTGACCCAGGCTTTGCGTAGCCTGCTGGAAGCTGTGGCCTTGGCTAGAAACTCTAGGGACGGCATCGCTGCACTTGGCCTGCTACAGAAGGTAGAGAAGTGACTTCTACGGTTGCCATTAAGTCTGTTGGGAAAGATGAGATATGCAAGGTTTAGGATCAATCTATACTACCCTGTGTTTTACTAAATTGGTTTCTATTCTTCCCAGGCTGTGGAGGGTCTTCTGGATGCTACTAGTGGGGCTGATGCAGACTTGCTGCTCCGGTATAGGGAGTGCCATCTGCTGGTGCTTAAAGCCCTACAGGATGGACGTGCCTATGGACCACAATGGTGCAATAAGCAGATCACCAGGTGAGCTCCTGTTAGCGTCACAAATTTAATCATATAATCACTGTTGTTTAGCCTTGGCATAGATTACATTTGagggatgaagaagaaagatgTCCCCCTTGCATGACGTTATTTGCTGCGTTTGTTTACAGGTGTCTGATTGAATGTCGTGATGAGTACAAATACAACGTAGAGGCAGTGGAGCTTCTGATCAGGAACCATTTGGTGAACATGCAGCAGTATGACCTGCACCTGGCACAGGTATATATTACACTTTCACCTAGTCATtcactattttatttattaccgtttttatattttgtttttttgagtttggTGTGAATAGTTGTGCAGTTAATTTAATATATTTCTGGATGCAAAGTGCATTTTTAGGAATTTGGTTTGACTTTGGTGTGTAGTTTGACCTGTATAAGTGCTATTTATAACCAGTGCTGATTTTTGTTTACTTCCAGTCAATGGAGAACGGACTGCACTACATGGCGGTTGCATTTGCCATGCAGctggtgaagctgctgcttgTGGATGAACGCAGTGTCAGCCATGTCACAGAGGCTGACCTCTTCCACACGATTGAGACTTTAATGAGGACCTGTGCACATTCCAGAGCCAACGCACCTGAGGGGTAAACTACATTCAAAACTTTCCTTTCTGTTTATTATAAGTTGATTTATTTCTATTAACTTTGCCAGATTGTAATGCTTttataaataattgaaatgttGGTCCAGTTTTTTACTGGTTTTCCTGTGTTGAACTGGGTTTTGTCCACAAGGTTCTTACTGTTTGATGAAATTCATGACTTTGAGTGCAAGTTAAAGCTAACTTCTCTCTCATCTCgctttccctcttttccagTCTTCCCCAGCTGATGGATGTTGTTCGGTCCAACTATGAGGCCATGATTGACCGGGCCCATGGCGGACCCAACTTTATGATGCACTCTGGGATTTCACAGGCGTCAGAATATGATGATCCTCCAGGCCTTAGGGAGAAGGCAGAGTACCTCCTGAGGGAATGGGTGAACCTGTAtcactcagcagctgctggcaGGGATAGCACCAAGgctttctctgcctttgttgGCCAGGTAAACACTCATTTATCAGTTATGATAATCACAAACCAGAATGAGCGTTCACTGTTATGTTTATTTCGAGTCTGCCTTTCCTTTTTACTGCAGATGCACCAGCAGGGCATCCTGAAGACCGATGACCTGATCACAAGGTTCTTCCGACTGTGcactgaaatgtgtgtggaGATAAGCTATCGGGCtcaggctgagcagcagcacaaccCAGCAGCCAGTGCAGCTATTATCAGAGCCAAGTGTTACCACAACCTGGATGCCTTTGTGAGGCTCATAGCACTGTTGGTCAAACACTCTGGAGAGGCCACCAACACAGTGACAAAGATCAACCTCCTCAACAAGGTACATTGGcatgataacaacaacatacCACTTCCCAGATGTGTGAAGACTtctcaaaataataacattttcatttagatATTTGTCAAAGCATTTTAGAATCTTCCATTGTTGACCATAAAGCCTGATCATGATTTTCATGTGATGATTGAATctcaacagctgcagagagcatAAATGCTCATCTCCTCTGCAGAAACTGGTGACCGTCTTTGACTAACTGGTTTACCTGATTCTGACGGTGCTCTGTATTGTTCTTGTAGGTGCTGGGTATTGTAGTTGGGGTATTGATCCAGGACCACGACGTCCGTCAGACGGAATTCCAACAACTGCCGTACCACCGCATTTTCATCATGCTGCTGTTGGAGCTCAATGCCCCCGAACATGTCTTGGAGACCATCAACTTCCAGACACTCACTGCCTTCTGGTAAGGCATTGACCTGAATCAATGAACTGAGTTTAGTGCATAAAATTGTCCTGAAATTACAGTATTACCAGTTCACCTTGgttctgatttattttcctttatctGCAGCAATACCTTCCACATCCTGAGACCCACCAAAGCACCCGGCTTTGTCTATGCTTGGCTGGAACTCATCTCCCATCGCATCTTCATCGCCAGGATGTtagcacacacaccacagcagaAGGTATGCAAGGATAAGAAAATACTATTTCGTTCACACATTCGactcatgaacacac
This sequence is a window from Acanthopagrus latus isolate v.2019 chromosome 8, fAcaLat1.1, whole genome shotgun sequence. Protein-coding genes within it:
- the cnot1 gene encoding CCR4-NOT transcription complex subunit 1 isoform X5, with translation MNLDSLSLALSQISYLVDNLTKKNYRASQQEIQHIVNRHGPEADRHLLRCLFSHVDFSGDGKSSGKDFHQTQFLIQECVSLISKPNFISTLCYAIDNPLHYQKSLKPSAHLFTQLSKVLKLSKVQEVIFGLALLNSSNTDLRGFAAQFIKQKLPDLLRSYVDADLGGNQEGGFQDIAIEVLHLLLSHLLFGQKGASGVGQEQIDAFLKTLCRDFPQERCPVVLAPLLYPEKRDILMDRILPDSGELAKTMMESSLAEFMQEVGYGFCASLDECRNIILQYGVREVTASQVARVLGMMARTHSGLTDGIPLQSISAPGSGIWSDGKDKNDGSQAHTWNVEVLIDVVKEVNPNLNFKEVTYELDHPGFIIRDSKGLHIVVYGIQRGLGMEVFPVDLIYRPWKHAEGQLSFIQHSLMSPEVFCFADFPCHTVAIDILKAPPEDDNREIATWKSLDLVESLLRLSEVGQYEQVKQLFGFPIKHCPDMLVLALLQISTSWHTLRHELISTLMPIFLGNHPNSAIILHYAWHGQGQSPSIRQLIMHSMAEWYMRGEQYDQAKLSRILDVAQDLKSLSMLLNGTPFAFVIDLAALASRREYLKLDKWLTDKIREHGEPFIQACVTFLKRRCPSIMGGLAPDKDQPKSAQLPPETLATMLACLQSCAGSVSQELSETILTMVANCSSVMNKARQPPPGVMPKGRAPSTSSLDAISPVQMDPLSGMGSLNLGGTATSHTQSMQGFPTSLSSAFSNPQSPAKAFPPLSTPNPSTPFGGIGSLSSQLPGMDSVAGPLGSGIGSGIGSGLGMQTVNTDPFGTRKMSTPGLNPPTFQQTDLSQVWPEANQNFSKEIDDEANSYFQRIYNHPPHPTMSVDEVLEMLQRFKDSTIKREREVFNCMLRNLFEEYRFFPQYPDKELHITACLFGGIIEKGLVTYMALGLALRYVLEALRKPYGSKMYYFGIAALDRFKNRLKDYPQYCQHLASIAHFLQFPHHLQECVQYIEYGQQSRDPPVKMQGSITTPGSLALAHVQAQAQSQQPGGPKAPQPGQPSTLVTTTTTTTTAAKTTTITRPTTSFKKDVPPSINTTNIDTLLVATDQTERIVEPPENVQEKIAFIFNNLSQSNMTQKVEELKETVKEEFMPWVSQYLVMKRVSIEPNFHSLYSNFLDTLKNPEFVKMVLTETYRNIKVLLTSDKAAANFSDRSLLKNLGHWLGMITLAKNKPILYTDLEVKSLLLEAYVKGQQELLYVVPFVAKVLESSLRSMVFRPQNPWTMAIMNVLAELHQEHDLKLNLKFEIEVLCKNLSLDINDLKPGNLLKDKEKLKSLEEQLSAPKKEAKPPEEMLPVSTAGDFVPFAAPPSTPAATTTTCTTTGPPTPQFSYHDINVYALAGLAPHININVNIPLLQAHPQLKQCVRQSVERAVQELVHPVVDRSIKIAMTTCEQIIRKDFALDSEESRMRVAAHHMMRNLTAGMAMITCREPLLMSIATNLKNSFAAALRAPTPQQREMMEEAAARIAQDNCELACCFIQKTAVEKAGPEMDKRLATEFELRKHARQEGRRYCDPVVLTYQAERMPEQIRLKVGGVDPKQLAVYEEFARNVPGFLPSNDLSQPTGFLAQPMKQQAWATDDVAQIYDKCMADLEQHLHAIPPALAMNPLTQALRSLLEAVALARNSRDGIAALGLLQKAVEGLLDATSGADADLLLRYRECHLLVLKALQDGRAYGPQWCNKQITRCLIECRDEYKYNVEAVELLIRNHLVNMQQYDLHLAQSMENGLHYMAVAFAMQLVKLLLVDERSVSHVTEADLFHTIETLMRTCAHSRANAPEGLPQLMDVVRSNYEAMIDRAHGGPNFMMHSGISQASEYDDPPGLREKAEYLLREWVNLYHSAAAGRDSTKAFSAFVGQMHQQGILKTDDLITRFFRLCTEMCVEISYRAQAEQQHNPAASAAIIRAKCYHNLDAFVRLIALLVKHSGEATNTVTKINLLNKVLGIVVGVLIQDHDVRQTEFQQLPYHRIFIMLLLELNAPEHVLETINFQTLTAFCNTFHILRPTKAPGFVYAWLELISHRIFIARMLAHTPQQKGWPMYAQLLIDLFKYLAPFLRNVELNKPMQILYKGTLRVLLVLLHDFPEFLCDYHYGFCDVIPPNCIQLRNLILSAFPRNMRLPDPFTPNLKVDMLSEINIAPRILTNFTGVMPSQFKKDLDSYLKTRSPVTFLSELRSNLQVSNEPGNRYNIQLINALVLYVGTQAIAHIHNKGSTPSMSTITHSAHMDIFQNLAVDLDTEGRYLFLNAIANQLRYPNSHTHYFSCTMLYLFAEANTEAIQEQITRVLLERLIVNRPHPWGLLITFIELIKNPAFKFWSHDFVHCAPEIEKLFQSVAQCCMGQKQAQQVMEGTGAS
- the cnot1 gene encoding CCR4-NOT transcription complex subunit 1 isoform X8, with product MNLDSLSLALSQISYLVDNLTKKNYRASQQEIQHIVNRHGPEADRHLLRCLFSHVDFSGDGKSSGKDFHQTQFLIQECVSLISKPNFISTLCYAIDNPLHYQKSLKPSAHLFTQLSKVLKLSKVQEVIFGLALLNSSNTDLRGFAAQFIKQKLPDLLRSYVDADLGGNQEGGFQDIAIEVLHLLLSHLLFGQKGASGVGQEQIDAFLKTLCRDFPQERCPVVLAPLLYPEKRDILMDRILPDSGELAKTMMESSLAEFMQEVGYGFCASLDECRNIILQYGVREVTASQVARVLGMMARTHSGLTDGIPLQSISAPGSGIWSDGKDKNDGSQAHTWNVEVLIDVVKEVNPNLNFKEVTYELDHPGFIIRDSKGLHIVVYGIQRGLGMEVFPVDLIYRPWKHAEGQLSFIQHSLMSPEVFCFADFPCHTVAIDILKAPPEDDNREIATWKSLDLVESLLRLSEVGQYEQVKQLFGFPIKHCPDMLVLALLQISTSWHTLRHELISTLMPIFLGNHPNSAIILHYAWHGQGQSPSIRQLIMHSMAEWYMRGEQYDQAKLSRILDVAQDLKSLSMLLNGTPFAFVIDLAALASRREYLKLDKWLTDKIREHGEPFIQACVTFLKRRCPSIMGGLAPDKDQPKSAQLPPETLATMLACLQSCAGSVSQELSETILTMVANCSSVMNKARQPPPGVMPKGRAPSTSSLDAISPVQMDPLSGMGSLNLGGTATSHTQSMQGFPTSLSSAFSNPQSPAKAFPPLSTPNPSTPFGGIGSLSSQLPGMDSVAGPLGSGIGSGIGSGLGMQTVNTDPFGTRKMSTPGLNPPTFQQSKMKASDLSQVWPEANQNFSKEIDDEANSYFQRIYNHPPHPTMSVDEVLEMLQRFKDSTIKREREVFNCMLRNLFEEYRFFPQYPDKELHITACLFGGIIEKGLVTYMALGLALRYVLEALRKPYGSKMYYFGIAALDRFKNRLKDYPQYCQHLASIAHFLQFPHHLQEYIEYGQQSRDPPVKMQGSITTPGSLALAHVQAQAQSQQPGGPKAPQPGQPSTLVTTTTTTTTAAKTTTITRPTTSFKKDVPPSINTTNIDTLLVATDQTERIVEPPENVQEKIAFIFNNLSQSNMTQKVEELKETVKEEFMPWVSQYLVMKRVSIEPNFHSLYSNFLDTLKNPEFVKMVLTETYRNIKVLLTSDKAAANFSDRSLLKNLGHWLGMITLAKNKPILYTDLEVKSLLLEAYVKGQQELLYVVPFVAKVLESSLRSMVFRPQNPWTMAIMNVLAELHQEHDLKLNLKFEIEVLCKNLSLDINDLKPGNLLKDKEKLKSLEEQLSAPKKEAKPPEEMLPVSTAAPPSTPAATTTTCTTTGPPTPQFSYHDINVYALAGLAPHININVNIPLLQAHPQLKQCVRQSVERAVQELVHPVVDRSIKIAMTTCEQIIRKDFALDSEESRMRVAAHHMMRNLTAGMAMITCREPLLMSIATNLKNSFAAALRAPTPQQREMMEEAAARIAQDNCELACCFIQKTAVEKAGPEMDKRLATEFELRKHARQEGRRYCDPVVLTYQAERMPEQIRLKVGGVDPKQLAVYEEFARNVPGFLPSNDLSQPTGFLAQPMKQQAWATDDVAQIYDKCMADLEQHLHAIPPALAMNPLTQALRSLLEAVALARNSRDGIAALGLLQKAVEGLLDATSGADADLLLRYRECHLLVLKALQDGRAYGPQWCNKQITRCLIECRDEYKYNVEAVELLIRNHLVNMQQYDLHLAQSMENGLHYMAVAFAMQLVKLLLVDERSVSHVTEADLFHTIETLMRTCAHSRANAPEGLPQLMDVVRSNYEAMIDRAHGGPNFMMHSGISQASEYDDPPGLREKAEYLLREWVNLYHSAAAGRDSTKAFSAFVGQMHQQGILKTDDLITRFFRLCTEMCVEISYRAQAEQQHNPAASAAIIRAKCYHNLDAFVRLIALLVKHSGEATNTVTKINLLNKVLGIVVGVLIQDHDVRQTEFQQLPYHRIFIMLLLELNAPEHVLETINFQTLTAFCNTFHILRPTKAPGFVYAWLELISHRIFIARMLAHTPQQKGWPMYAQLLIDLFKYLAPFLRNVELNKPMQILYKGTLRVLLVLLHDFPEFLCDYHYGFCDVIPPNCIQLRNLILSAFPRNMRLPDPFTPNLKVDMLSEINIAPRILTNFTGVMPSQFKKDLDSYLKTRSPVTFLSELRSNLQVSNEPGNRYNIQLINALVLYVGTQAIAHIHNKGSTPSMSTITHSAHMDIFQNLAVDLDTEGRYLFLNAIANQLRYPNSHTHYFSCTMLYLFAEANTEAIQEQITRVLLERLIVNRPHPWGLLITFIELIKNPAFKFWSHDFVHCAPEIEKLFQSVAQCCMGQKQAQQVMEGTGAS